One Bombus fervidus isolate BK054 chromosome 5, iyBomFerv1, whole genome shotgun sequence DNA window includes the following coding sequences:
- the LOC139987469 gene encoding helix-loop-helix protein 1: MANGGHGVVVNGVGAPGAGTLSREERRRRRRATQKYRTAHATRERVRVEAFNLAFAELRKLLPTLPPDKKLSKIEILRLAICYIAYLNHVLEA, from the exons ATGGCGAATGGCGGTCACGGTGTGGTTGTAAACGGGGTTGGTGCACCTGGTGCTGGCACCCTTTCGAGGGAAGAAAGACGTCGACGCAGAAGAGCGACGCAAAAATATCGAACTGCACACGCCACGAG GGAAAGGGTTCGAGTGGAAGCTTTCAATTTAGCCTTCGCAGAGCTTCGGAAGCTTCTGCCAACTTTGCCACCGGACAAGAAACTCTCGAAGATCGAGATCCTACGACTGGCCATCTGCTATATCGCCTACTTGAACCACGTCCTCGAGGCTTGA
- the LOC139987357 gene encoding uncharacterized protein produces the protein MKNYETTTRIITILNYMVALRNFIDPRKHRFRFICSWIWNTLLIFVFSIFTIHAQIKSIKYHMMYNIESVTYMFQYTTHVLGYISIMIIGLYQSKNVSALMNQIDKVDERLKKLGVEIEYRSLLRHITIVGSFWLLNALVTSAIFIKILIQEILSPPEAFIIFAYYYITNARSVVLYDYNTAIYWLGSRFKMINILLETFLLEKYKAKAGESNKETIFEPSYNFGTRFELNNWLSERSLNVPEVSSTSAVSNVNQKIVQEKVQILRQIRFVHLQVCKVSRMVNDIFNAQILIYTLSTLLYFTICVYSLYMNLHRNLNYMIDHLDMTSIYMLDSVVGTLKIALMSYDCEYAMRQQE, from the exons atgaaaaattacgagACAACAACAAGGATAATAACCATACTGAATTACATGGTGGCACTTCGAAACTTCATAGATCCAAGAAAACACCGATTCAGATTTATATGTAGCTGGATTTGGAACACGTTGTTAATTTTTgtgttttctattttcacaATTCATGcacaaataaaaagtataaaatatcacATGATGTATAACATAGAAAGCGTCACATACATGTTCCAATATACCACGCATGTACTTGGATACATAAGCATAATGATCATTGGTCTGTACCAATCCAAG AACGTATCGGCGTTGATGAATCAGATCGACAAAGTGGACGAACGTTTGAAGAAATTGGGAGTTGAAATCGAGTATCGCAGTTTGCTTCGCCATATAACGATCGTCGGATCATTCTGGTTACTAAATGCACTAGTAACATCTGCAATTTTCATAAAGATTTTAATACAAGAAATTTTATCGCCTCCGGaagcatttattatttttgcttactattatataacgaACGCCCGATCAGTCGTATTATACGACTACAACACAGCGATTTA TTGGCTAGGATCGCGATTTAAGATGATAAACATACTTCTCGAAACGTTCCTCTTGGAGAAATACAAAGCAAAAGCAGGGGAATCTAATAAGGAGACCATCTTCGAACCGAGTTACAATTTTGGAACTAGATTTGAATTGAACAATTGGCTCTCCGAACGGTCTTTAAATGTTCCAGAAGTATCTTCCACGAGCGCCGTTTCGAATGTAAACCAAAAAATCGTCCAAGAAAAAGTTCAGATACTTCGACAAATTAg GTTCGTGCATCTACAAGTGTGCAAGGTATCGAGGATGGTGAACGACATATTCAACGcccaaatattaatatacacaCTCTCGACATTgctatattttactatatgtGTCTACAGCTTGTACATGAATCTTCACAGAAACCTTAATTATATGATAGATCATTTGGATATGACATCAATTTATATGCTTGACAGCGTAGTTGGTACCTTGAAAATCGCTTTAATGAGCTACGACTGCGAATATGCAATGAGACag caagaatga
- the LOC139987391 gene encoding secretin receptor, which yields MTSTEMEPVVKVNATSNIERFFIEQKQKCDGLMTELDRNITSQNATLKYRHCPPHFDGILCWSYTEASTIAILPCPPETGLIYQLNSAANNLESNVRVIAMATKACLPNGQWYTNYDNIPGSNYSLCELSDEFTTRYLMETILEIDEMTDPRDYRNFESFLLAKWLPIVRLVSQIGYTTSFTMLVIAMIIFSLLRKLRNPRNRLHMHLFASFIMRAFMALIRDWIFVDGIRRTVDVVYLDEKNAFIKQRNFQTMICKGITSVWQYFIVANYSWILMEGLYLHNLVVWAFCADSSAINLYILLGWGLPVFVVVPWIIIRATIEDTFCWTTHQNPSLFLLIRIPIVISILFNFLLFLNIVRVLFIKFKTSVHLQRKKMQYSRWARSTLVLVPLFGAHYTLFLGLSYHKDNRVELVWLFFDQFFASFQGSFVALLYCLLNIEVRTEIKRAWRIRWSKKANLCLSTSRESRRRKSTRQCRQSNDYDHPTVSGTTARNALRSNDYWPNMLEMETR from the exons ATGACATCGACTGAAATGGAACCAGTAGTGAAGGTCAACGCAACGTCGAACATCGAACGTTTCTTTATCGAACAAAAACAGAAATGCGATGGATTGATGACAGAAT TAGATCGCAACATAACGTCACAAAATGCAACGTTAAAATATCGTCATTGCCCGCCACATTTTGACGGGATACTTTGCTGGTCGTATACCGAGGCCTCGACCATCGCCATTCTACCTTGTCCTCCTGAAACTGGCCTGATATACCAGTTAAATTCCGCAGCGAACAATTTGGAGTCGAATGTTCGCGTTATAGCGATGGCCACGAAAGCTTGTCTTCCAAATGGTCAATGGTACACAAATTACGACAATATTCCCGGGAGTAATTACAGTTTATGCGAGTTGTCCGATGAATTCACTACTCGCTACCTCATGGAGACCATCCTGGAAATAGATGAGATGACCGACCCTCGAGACTACAGAAACTTTGAATCTTTTCTGTTGGCT AAATGGTTGCCTATCGTCAGGCTCGTCTCTCAAATCGGCTATACCACATCTTTCACTATGCTGGTTATCGCGATGATCATCTTCTCTCTGCTCAG GAAACTCAGAAATCCCAGGAACAGGCTTCACATGCATCTGTTCGCTTCTTTCATAATGAGGGCGTTCATGGCACTGATCAGAGACTGGATCTTCGTCGATGGCATTAGACGGACAGTGGACGTTGTTTATCTCGACGAGAAAAACGCTTTTATCAAGCAACGAAAC TTTCAGACAATGATCTGTAAGGGCATCACGAGTGTGTGGCAGTATTTTATCGTTGCTAATTATTCTTGGATCTTGATGGAGGGTTTGTACCTGCATAATCTGGTCGTTTGGGCGTTCTGTGCGGATAGTTCAGccattaatttgtatattttactgGGCTGGG GATTACCTGTTTTCGTGGTTGTTCCTTGGATAATAATACGAGCCACGATCGAAGACACATTTTGCTGGACCACTCACCAAAAtccttctttatttcttcttataaGGATCCCCATCGTAATATCGATTTTG TTCAACTTTCTGCTGTTCCTCAACATTGTACGCGTCCTGTTCATCAAATTCAAGACGTCCGTACATTTGCAACGGAAAAAGATGCAGTACAG TAGGTGGGCCAGATCTACTTTGGTATTGGTACCCCTATTTGGTGCTCACTATACTCTATTCCTGGGGCTCTCCTATCACAAAGATAACCGCGTGGAGCTCGTTTGGCTCTTCTTCGATCAATTCTTCGCCTCGTTCCAA GGTTCTTTCGTGGCACTGCTTTACTGTCTGCTGAACATCGAAGTTAGAACGGAAATAAAACGAGCTTGGAGGATAAGATGGTCGAAAAAAGCGAACCTCTGCTTGTCAACGTCTCGAGAatcgagaagaagaaaatctaCTCGCCAATGCAGACAATCGAACGATTACGATCATCCAACAGTCAGTGGTACCACTGCGAGGAACGCATTACGATCGAACGATTATTGGCCAAATATGCTAGAAATGGAGACAAGATAG
- the Fdl gene encoding fused lobes isoform X4 produces MVGSVPSGWMRKILLFLVLTTGVLLIAMYAHAPPLASLQPFSSRRLKELQRGLVTFLVGNESTKKPEERLYEYLEEPRTFQSPWSWACVAGRCERRAVRSSRTSLASCIALCGGNTRLLWPRPTGNVFLGEDSVIIHLQQIEFVTVNTSDQEAKNLLEHAKDVFIGNIRSLMKVPNAKSRSGVDVFVVYLSAGNGRAIGPNLDTDESYTLELMPKGKILEARITGKSFFGARHGLETLGQMIWWDESAGREGALRVLSRASVEDKPTFPYRGLLVDTGRQFFPIERLKRVIDGMAASKLNTFHWHLSDSQSFPFDSAQFPEMARWGAYSGDQIYTPDDVKDLADYARIRGIRVLVEIDSPAHAGAGWQWGTEYGYGELALCVDQQPWSSYCGEPNCGQLNPINEHTYRILEGLYRELLDLTEIRDIVHLGGDEVNLDCWAQYGNITAAMQAQNMTDHHAMWAEFETKMLQRLVKANHDETPKAVILWSSPLTKRPYITMYFDPKIHVIQSWGGSNWPETLDLLEDGFRVILSHVDTWYLDCGFGKWREIGEAACGEYRTWQTVYNHRPWRDYAQQHFSLVLGGEAAIWSEQTGDASLGPRLWPRASALAERLWSDMPTNGYSTDESVYTRLAAHMELLTSRGLKTEAMWPQWCSQNPGKCL; encoded by the exons ATGGTAGGCAGCGTACCGAGCGGATGGATGAGGAAGATCCTCCTCTTCCTGGTCCTGACGACCGGGGTCCTCCTCATCGCCATGTACGCGCACGCTCCGCCGCTTGCTTCTCTCCAACCGTTCTCGTCACGACG ACTGAAGGAGTTGCAACGAGGCTTGGTTACTTTCCTGGTCGGTAATGAAAGCACGAAGAAACCCGAGGAACGGCTCTACGAGTATCTGGAAGAGCCTAG AACGTTTCAGAGTCCGTGGTCCTGGGCCTGCGTCGCTGGAAGATGCGAAAGGAGAGCGGTCAGATCTTCGAGGACCTCCTTGGCCAGCTGTATCGCCCTCTGCGGCGGAAACACCAGGCTTCTCTGGCCCAGACCAACCGGAAACGTGTTCCTGGGCGAAGATAGCGTGATCATACATCTGCAGCAAATCGAATTCGTCACGGTGAACACCAGCGACCAGGAAGCGAAGAATCTGTTGGAGCACGCCAAGGATGTTTTCATCG GTAACATAAGAAGCCTGATGAAGGTGCCAAACGCTAAAAGCAGATCCGGGGTGGACGTGTTCGTTGTCTACCTATCCGCCGGAAATGGCAGAGCGATAGGGCCAAACTTAGACACGGACGAGTCGTATACCCTGGAGCTGATGCCTAAGGGGAAGATTCTCGAAGCTCGAATAACCGGAAAAAGTTTCTTCGGCGCCAGACACGGTTTGGAAACGCTCGGCCAAATGATCTGGTGGGACGAATCTGCCGGAAGGGAAGGTGCCTTGCGAGTGTTATCTCGCGCTTCCGTCGAGGACAAGCCAACGTTCCCCTACAGAGGTTTGCTGGTCGATACGGGAAGACAGTTCTTTCCCATCGAGCGACTGAAACGCGTGATCGACGGAATGGCGGCATCGAAGTTGAACACTTTCCATTGGCACCTATCAGACTCGCAGAGCTTTCCCTTCGATTCAGCCCAGTTCCCCGAAATGGCCAGATGGGGCGCTTATAGCGGAGATCAGATCTATACGCCCGACGATGTGAAGGATCTCGCGGATTACGCGAGGATCCGCGGCATCAGGGTACTCGTCGAGATCGACTCTCCGGCACATGCTGGTGCTGGCTGGCAATGGG GGACGGAGTACGGTTACGGGGAGCTGGCTCTCTGCGTTGATCAGCAGCCATGGTCGTCGTATTGCGGCGAGCCGAATTGCGGCCAGTTGAATCCCATCAACGAGCACACCTATCGAATATTAGAGGGGCTGTACAGGGAGCTTCTGGACCTGACCGAAATTCGGGACATCGTGCACCTTGGCGGGGACGAGGTGAACCTGGATTGTTGGGCACAGTACGGAAACATCACGGCCGCGATGCAAGCACAGAATATGACCGATCATCATGCTATGTGGGCCGAATTCGAAACGAAGATGTTGCAAAGGTTGGTGAAGGCCAATCACGATGAAACGCCAAAGGCTGTGATTCTGTGGAGTTCCCCGCTGACAAAGAGGCCTTACATCACCATGTACTTCGATCCAAAGATTCACGTGATCCAATCATGGGGAGGTAGCAACTGGCCGGAGACACTAGATCTTCTAGAAGACGGTTTCAGAGTGATTCTTTCTCACGTGGACACGTGGTATCTGGATTGTGGATTTGGCAAATGGAGAGAGATCGGAGAGGCCGCCTGTGGCGAGTATCGTACCTGGCAAACTGTTTACAATCATCGACCTTGGAGAGATTACGCTCAGCAACATTTTAGCCTCGTTTTGGGCGGAGAGGCAGCTATCTGGAGCGAGCAGACCGGCGACGCGTCCTTGGGACCTCGACTATGGCCCAGGGCATCTGCTCTCGCTGAGAGATTATG GAGCGACATGCCAACCAACGGCTACTCGACAGACGAAAGCGTGTACACGAGGCTAGCCGCACACATGGAGCTTCTAACCAGCCGTGGATTGAAAACAGAAGCCATGTGGCCGCAGTGGTGTTCCCAGAATCCCGGCAAATGTCTCTGA
- the Fdl gene encoding fused lobes isoform X1, whose translation MLQHTEYRFPFSLKTSNYSVLDTFLRNYVRRLSRMVGSVPSGWMRKILLFLVLTTGVLLIAMYAHAPPLASLQPFSSRRLKELQRGLVTFLVGNESTKKPEERLYEYLEEPRTFQSPWSWACVAGRCERRAVRSSRTSLASCIALCGGNTRLLWPRPTGNVFLGEDSVIIHLQQIEFVTVNTSDQEAKNLLEHAKDVFIGNIRSLMKVPNAKSRSGVDVFVVYLSAGNGRAIGPNLDTDESYTLELMPKGKILEARITGKSFFGARHGLETLGQMIWWDESAGREGALRVLSRASVEDKPTFPYRGLLVDTGRQFFPIERLKRVIDGMAASKLNTFHWHLSDSQSFPFDSAQFPEMARWGAYSGDQIYTPDDVKDLADYARIRGIRVLVEIDSPAHAGAGWQWGTEYGYGELALCVDQQPWSSYCGEPNCGQLNPINEHTYRILEGLYRELLDLTEIRDIVHLGGDEVNLDCWAQYGNITAAMQAQNMTDHHAMWAEFETKMLQRLVKANHDETPKAVILWSSPLTKRPYITMYFDPKIHVIQSWGGSNWPETLDLLEDGFRVILSHVDTWYLDCGFGKWREIGEAACGEYRTWQTVYNHRPWRDYAQQHFSLVLGGEAAIWSEQTGDASLGPRLWPRASALAERLWSDMPTNGYSTDESVYTRLAAHMELLTSRGLKTEAMWPQWCSQNPGKCL comes from the exons ATGCTTCAACATACGGAATACCGTTTCCCGTTTTCATTGAAAACGAGCAATTACTCCGTACTCGATACTTTCTTACGGAATTATGTGCGaag ACTGTCGAGGATGGTAGGCAGCGTACCGAGCGGATGGATGAGGAAGATCCTCCTCTTCCTGGTCCTGACGACCGGGGTCCTCCTCATCGCCATGTACGCGCACGCTCCGCCGCTTGCTTCTCTCCAACCGTTCTCGTCACGACG ACTGAAGGAGTTGCAACGAGGCTTGGTTACTTTCCTGGTCGGTAATGAAAGCACGAAGAAACCCGAGGAACGGCTCTACGAGTATCTGGAAGAGCCTAG AACGTTTCAGAGTCCGTGGTCCTGGGCCTGCGTCGCTGGAAGATGCGAAAGGAGAGCGGTCAGATCTTCGAGGACCTCCTTGGCCAGCTGTATCGCCCTCTGCGGCGGAAACACCAGGCTTCTCTGGCCCAGACCAACCGGAAACGTGTTCCTGGGCGAAGATAGCGTGATCATACATCTGCAGCAAATCGAATTCGTCACGGTGAACACCAGCGACCAGGAAGCGAAGAATCTGTTGGAGCACGCCAAGGATGTTTTCATCG GTAACATAAGAAGCCTGATGAAGGTGCCAAACGCTAAAAGCAGATCCGGGGTGGACGTGTTCGTTGTCTACCTATCCGCCGGAAATGGCAGAGCGATAGGGCCAAACTTAGACACGGACGAGTCGTATACCCTGGAGCTGATGCCTAAGGGGAAGATTCTCGAAGCTCGAATAACCGGAAAAAGTTTCTTCGGCGCCAGACACGGTTTGGAAACGCTCGGCCAAATGATCTGGTGGGACGAATCTGCCGGAAGGGAAGGTGCCTTGCGAGTGTTATCTCGCGCTTCCGTCGAGGACAAGCCAACGTTCCCCTACAGAGGTTTGCTGGTCGATACGGGAAGACAGTTCTTTCCCATCGAGCGACTGAAACGCGTGATCGACGGAATGGCGGCATCGAAGTTGAACACTTTCCATTGGCACCTATCAGACTCGCAGAGCTTTCCCTTCGATTCAGCCCAGTTCCCCGAAATGGCCAGATGGGGCGCTTATAGCGGAGATCAGATCTATACGCCCGACGATGTGAAGGATCTCGCGGATTACGCGAGGATCCGCGGCATCAGGGTACTCGTCGAGATCGACTCTCCGGCACATGCTGGTGCTGGCTGGCAATGGG GGACGGAGTACGGTTACGGGGAGCTGGCTCTCTGCGTTGATCAGCAGCCATGGTCGTCGTATTGCGGCGAGCCGAATTGCGGCCAGTTGAATCCCATCAACGAGCACACCTATCGAATATTAGAGGGGCTGTACAGGGAGCTTCTGGACCTGACCGAAATTCGGGACATCGTGCACCTTGGCGGGGACGAGGTGAACCTGGATTGTTGGGCACAGTACGGAAACATCACGGCCGCGATGCAAGCACAGAATATGACCGATCATCATGCTATGTGGGCCGAATTCGAAACGAAGATGTTGCAAAGGTTGGTGAAGGCCAATCACGATGAAACGCCAAAGGCTGTGATTCTGTGGAGTTCCCCGCTGACAAAGAGGCCTTACATCACCATGTACTTCGATCCAAAGATTCACGTGATCCAATCATGGGGAGGTAGCAACTGGCCGGAGACACTAGATCTTCTAGAAGACGGTTTCAGAGTGATTCTTTCTCACGTGGACACGTGGTATCTGGATTGTGGATTTGGCAAATGGAGAGAGATCGGAGAGGCCGCCTGTGGCGAGTATCGTACCTGGCAAACTGTTTACAATCATCGACCTTGGAGAGATTACGCTCAGCAACATTTTAGCCTCGTTTTGGGCGGAGAGGCAGCTATCTGGAGCGAGCAGACCGGCGACGCGTCCTTGGGACCTCGACTATGGCCCAGGGCATCTGCTCTCGCTGAGAGATTATG GAGCGACATGCCAACCAACGGCTACTCGACAGACGAAAGCGTGTACACGAGGCTAGCCGCACACATGGAGCTTCTAACCAGCCGTGGATTGAAAACAGAAGCCATGTGGCCGCAGTGGTGTTCCCAGAATCCCGGCAAATGTCTCTGA
- the Fdl gene encoding fused lobes isoform X3: MLQHTEYRFPFSLKTSNYSVLDTFLRNYVRRLSRMVGSVPSGWMRKILLFLVLTTGVLLIAMYAHAPPLASLQPFSSRRTFQSPWSWACVAGRCERRAVRSSRTSLASCIALCGGNTRLLWPRPTGNVFLGEDSVIIHLQQIEFVTVNTSDQEAKNLLEHAKDVFIGNIRSLMKVPNAKSRSGVDVFVVYLSAGNGRAIGPNLDTDESYTLELMPKGKILEARITGKSFFGARHGLETLGQMIWWDESAGREGALRVLSRASVEDKPTFPYRGLLVDTGRQFFPIERLKRVIDGMAASKLNTFHWHLSDSQSFPFDSAQFPEMARWGAYSGDQIYTPDDVKDLADYARIRGIRVLVEIDSPAHAGAGWQWGTEYGYGELALCVDQQPWSSYCGEPNCGQLNPINEHTYRILEGLYRELLDLTEIRDIVHLGGDEVNLDCWAQYGNITAAMQAQNMTDHHAMWAEFETKMLQRLVKANHDETPKAVILWSSPLTKRPYITMYFDPKIHVIQSWGGSNWPETLDLLEDGFRVILSHVDTWYLDCGFGKWREIGEAACGEYRTWQTVYNHRPWRDYAQQHFSLVLGGEAAIWSEQTGDASLGPRLWPRASALAERLWSDMPTNGYSTDESVYTRLAAHMELLTSRGLKTEAMWPQWCSQNPGKCL, encoded by the exons ATGCTTCAACATACGGAATACCGTTTCCCGTTTTCATTGAAAACGAGCAATTACTCCGTACTCGATACTTTCTTACGGAATTATGTGCGaag ACTGTCGAGGATGGTAGGCAGCGTACCGAGCGGATGGATGAGGAAGATCCTCCTCTTCCTGGTCCTGACGACCGGGGTCCTCCTCATCGCCATGTACGCGCACGCTCCGCCGCTTGCTTCTCTCCAACCGTTCTCGTCACGACG AACGTTTCAGAGTCCGTGGTCCTGGGCCTGCGTCGCTGGAAGATGCGAAAGGAGAGCGGTCAGATCTTCGAGGACCTCCTTGGCCAGCTGTATCGCCCTCTGCGGCGGAAACACCAGGCTTCTCTGGCCCAGACCAACCGGAAACGTGTTCCTGGGCGAAGATAGCGTGATCATACATCTGCAGCAAATCGAATTCGTCACGGTGAACACCAGCGACCAGGAAGCGAAGAATCTGTTGGAGCACGCCAAGGATGTTTTCATCG GTAACATAAGAAGCCTGATGAAGGTGCCAAACGCTAAAAGCAGATCCGGGGTGGACGTGTTCGTTGTCTACCTATCCGCCGGAAATGGCAGAGCGATAGGGCCAAACTTAGACACGGACGAGTCGTATACCCTGGAGCTGATGCCTAAGGGGAAGATTCTCGAAGCTCGAATAACCGGAAAAAGTTTCTTCGGCGCCAGACACGGTTTGGAAACGCTCGGCCAAATGATCTGGTGGGACGAATCTGCCGGAAGGGAAGGTGCCTTGCGAGTGTTATCTCGCGCTTCCGTCGAGGACAAGCCAACGTTCCCCTACAGAGGTTTGCTGGTCGATACGGGAAGACAGTTCTTTCCCATCGAGCGACTGAAACGCGTGATCGACGGAATGGCGGCATCGAAGTTGAACACTTTCCATTGGCACCTATCAGACTCGCAGAGCTTTCCCTTCGATTCAGCCCAGTTCCCCGAAATGGCCAGATGGGGCGCTTATAGCGGAGATCAGATCTATACGCCCGACGATGTGAAGGATCTCGCGGATTACGCGAGGATCCGCGGCATCAGGGTACTCGTCGAGATCGACTCTCCGGCACATGCTGGTGCTGGCTGGCAATGGG GGACGGAGTACGGTTACGGGGAGCTGGCTCTCTGCGTTGATCAGCAGCCATGGTCGTCGTATTGCGGCGAGCCGAATTGCGGCCAGTTGAATCCCATCAACGAGCACACCTATCGAATATTAGAGGGGCTGTACAGGGAGCTTCTGGACCTGACCGAAATTCGGGACATCGTGCACCTTGGCGGGGACGAGGTGAACCTGGATTGTTGGGCACAGTACGGAAACATCACGGCCGCGATGCAAGCACAGAATATGACCGATCATCATGCTATGTGGGCCGAATTCGAAACGAAGATGTTGCAAAGGTTGGTGAAGGCCAATCACGATGAAACGCCAAAGGCTGTGATTCTGTGGAGTTCCCCGCTGACAAAGAGGCCTTACATCACCATGTACTTCGATCCAAAGATTCACGTGATCCAATCATGGGGAGGTAGCAACTGGCCGGAGACACTAGATCTTCTAGAAGACGGTTTCAGAGTGATTCTTTCTCACGTGGACACGTGGTATCTGGATTGTGGATTTGGCAAATGGAGAGAGATCGGAGAGGCCGCCTGTGGCGAGTATCGTACCTGGCAAACTGTTTACAATCATCGACCTTGGAGAGATTACGCTCAGCAACATTTTAGCCTCGTTTTGGGCGGAGAGGCAGCTATCTGGAGCGAGCAGACCGGCGACGCGTCCTTGGGACCTCGACTATGGCCCAGGGCATCTGCTCTCGCTGAGAGATTATG GAGCGACATGCCAACCAACGGCTACTCGACAGACGAAAGCGTGTACACGAGGCTAGCCGCACACATGGAGCTTCTAACCAGCCGTGGATTGAAAACAGAAGCCATGTGGCCGCAGTGGTGTTCCCAGAATCCCGGCAAATGTCTCTGA
- the Fdl gene encoding fused lobes isoform X2 — MKRIFEINVQAPKKLFHLRTLSRMVGSVPSGWMRKILLFLVLTTGVLLIAMYAHAPPLASLQPFSSRRLKELQRGLVTFLVGNESTKKPEERLYEYLEEPRTFQSPWSWACVAGRCERRAVRSSRTSLASCIALCGGNTRLLWPRPTGNVFLGEDSVIIHLQQIEFVTVNTSDQEAKNLLEHAKDVFIGNIRSLMKVPNAKSRSGVDVFVVYLSAGNGRAIGPNLDTDESYTLELMPKGKILEARITGKSFFGARHGLETLGQMIWWDESAGREGALRVLSRASVEDKPTFPYRGLLVDTGRQFFPIERLKRVIDGMAASKLNTFHWHLSDSQSFPFDSAQFPEMARWGAYSGDQIYTPDDVKDLADYARIRGIRVLVEIDSPAHAGAGWQWGTEYGYGELALCVDQQPWSSYCGEPNCGQLNPINEHTYRILEGLYRELLDLTEIRDIVHLGGDEVNLDCWAQYGNITAAMQAQNMTDHHAMWAEFETKMLQRLVKANHDETPKAVILWSSPLTKRPYITMYFDPKIHVIQSWGGSNWPETLDLLEDGFRVILSHVDTWYLDCGFGKWREIGEAACGEYRTWQTVYNHRPWRDYAQQHFSLVLGGEAAIWSEQTGDASLGPRLWPRASALAERLWSDMPTNGYSTDESVYTRLAAHMELLTSRGLKTEAMWPQWCSQNPGKCL; from the exons ACTGTCGAGGATGGTAGGCAGCGTACCGAGCGGATGGATGAGGAAGATCCTCCTCTTCCTGGTCCTGACGACCGGGGTCCTCCTCATCGCCATGTACGCGCACGCTCCGCCGCTTGCTTCTCTCCAACCGTTCTCGTCACGACG ACTGAAGGAGTTGCAACGAGGCTTGGTTACTTTCCTGGTCGGTAATGAAAGCACGAAGAAACCCGAGGAACGGCTCTACGAGTATCTGGAAGAGCCTAG AACGTTTCAGAGTCCGTGGTCCTGGGCCTGCGTCGCTGGAAGATGCGAAAGGAGAGCGGTCAGATCTTCGAGGACCTCCTTGGCCAGCTGTATCGCCCTCTGCGGCGGAAACACCAGGCTTCTCTGGCCCAGACCAACCGGAAACGTGTTCCTGGGCGAAGATAGCGTGATCATACATCTGCAGCAAATCGAATTCGTCACGGTGAACACCAGCGACCAGGAAGCGAAGAATCTGTTGGAGCACGCCAAGGATGTTTTCATCG GTAACATAAGAAGCCTGATGAAGGTGCCAAACGCTAAAAGCAGATCCGGGGTGGACGTGTTCGTTGTCTACCTATCCGCCGGAAATGGCAGAGCGATAGGGCCAAACTTAGACACGGACGAGTCGTATACCCTGGAGCTGATGCCTAAGGGGAAGATTCTCGAAGCTCGAATAACCGGAAAAAGTTTCTTCGGCGCCAGACACGGTTTGGAAACGCTCGGCCAAATGATCTGGTGGGACGAATCTGCCGGAAGGGAAGGTGCCTTGCGAGTGTTATCTCGCGCTTCCGTCGAGGACAAGCCAACGTTCCCCTACAGAGGTTTGCTGGTCGATACGGGAAGACAGTTCTTTCCCATCGAGCGACTGAAACGCGTGATCGACGGAATGGCGGCATCGAAGTTGAACACTTTCCATTGGCACCTATCAGACTCGCAGAGCTTTCCCTTCGATTCAGCCCAGTTCCCCGAAATGGCCAGATGGGGCGCTTATAGCGGAGATCAGATCTATACGCCCGACGATGTGAAGGATCTCGCGGATTACGCGAGGATCCGCGGCATCAGGGTACTCGTCGAGATCGACTCTCCGGCACATGCTGGTGCTGGCTGGCAATGGG GGACGGAGTACGGTTACGGGGAGCTGGCTCTCTGCGTTGATCAGCAGCCATGGTCGTCGTATTGCGGCGAGCCGAATTGCGGCCAGTTGAATCCCATCAACGAGCACACCTATCGAATATTAGAGGGGCTGTACAGGGAGCTTCTGGACCTGACCGAAATTCGGGACATCGTGCACCTTGGCGGGGACGAGGTGAACCTGGATTGTTGGGCACAGTACGGAAACATCACGGCCGCGATGCAAGCACAGAATATGACCGATCATCATGCTATGTGGGCCGAATTCGAAACGAAGATGTTGCAAAGGTTGGTGAAGGCCAATCACGATGAAACGCCAAAGGCTGTGATTCTGTGGAGTTCCCCGCTGACAAAGAGGCCTTACATCACCATGTACTTCGATCCAAAGATTCACGTGATCCAATCATGGGGAGGTAGCAACTGGCCGGAGACACTAGATCTTCTAGAAGACGGTTTCAGAGTGATTCTTTCTCACGTGGACACGTGGTATCTGGATTGTGGATTTGGCAAATGGAGAGAGATCGGAGAGGCCGCCTGTGGCGAGTATCGTACCTGGCAAACTGTTTACAATCATCGACCTTGGAGAGATTACGCTCAGCAACATTTTAGCCTCGTTTTGGGCGGAGAGGCAGCTATCTGGAGCGAGCAGACCGGCGACGCGTCCTTGGGACCTCGACTATGGCCCAGGGCATCTGCTCTCGCTGAGAGATTATG GAGCGACATGCCAACCAACGGCTACTCGACAGACGAAAGCGTGTACACGAGGCTAGCCGCACACATGGAGCTTCTAACCAGCCGTGGATTGAAAACAGAAGCCATGTGGCCGCAGTGGTGTTCCCAGAATCCCGGCAAATGTCTCTGA